The sequence below is a genomic window from Dermacentor albipictus isolate Rhodes 1998 colony chromosome 2, USDA_Dalb.pri_finalv2, whole genome shotgun sequence.
tgtcgtcaagcttattgtacgcccccattaaggtagatggcattgaagtgaaggctctcgttgacagtggagcttcggtatctattatcaacaagactcgagtggatgccagtcgtctgcacgctggtagaacattgcgtgtccaagcctacgatgggtcggtgaccatgcatagcgaatgggtaaccatggctattgaatttcaaggaaatgctattaccagtgacgtattggccattcccaatgtcacctacgattttcttttgtcccgtccagacatgaaaaaacttaagatgaacctctattgggatgacaaggtaatggccgaagacacgataagaacagaagaccctggtgaagaacctagtgtatcaaggctaatttttcaccacgaagacatcaagactaagtacccagagcttatatgcataggaagctaccctccagcaatgaaatcccatgtcgttcctttcgagctcgcagataaaacagtggttcgtagaaccccctataatatgtccagagataaaaaggtgtggctgaaaaaggagttgcaagaaatgttagacgcaggtatcatccggccttctgtatccccatttgcttctcctatcactattccacctaaagaagacgggacattccgcctctgcacagactaccgggctctcaatcgtcaaactgaattgataccttatccaatgccgagaatcgacgacatcattgacgaaaccggtggttgccattggttttcacgaatagatctctgcaagggcttttggcagattccactaagtgaagaaacgaagaagtacaccgcgttcataaccccatttgacttgtttgagtacaaccgcctaccatttggttggaaaaactcccctgcgtggtttcagaagattatgacggacattctgaaaccttacctgggcacattttgcaatgtgtacatcgacgacatcatcatctactcaaagacaaaggacgaacaccgtagtcatctttcaaaagttcttcatgccctcagtcttgcccaactcaaagtcaacttcaagaaaagtgcgttctttcaagataccgtagtatttcttggcagggtgtttgatggacagactaaaagcaccaagcaagaatcggtagagagaatctccaagctggtaaagccttatgatgtgcactccctgcgcgtttttcttggccttgcaggacacttccgggcgtttatcaaagactacgcactgagaacaaggtgcctcacacgtttaactcagaaagacgtgccttttcattgggacgagaagtgcgaagctgtctatcgtgagcttgtaaaactaatatcgtcggaccccatcttgcgaataccggatttttccttgcctttcgtgctgaacacggacgcatcacattatgctaccggtgcagttctataccagaagccatccaaacaagctgatcaaaccaaacactacgtcgtggggtactacagctataccctgaaacccgccgaaatcaattactgtaccacagaaaaggaagctctggccgtcttaaaagctgtgcagtactttcgtacttacctggaaggtgccaaattcatacttttcacggaccatcaagcattgactcaacttctgagcatggcccaaccaagaggccgcattgctagatgggtgaactatctgcaacaatttgatttcgtaatttcgcaccgtcctggcccactcctcactgacgctgacgcactatcaagattacttgtacaggaatcaagcaataatccagatacaatcaatcatattaagctatgggaaggtacagaagagctccagtttatcaatggaaggtatcacgtaccaccaactatgattccaaggattcttcatctataccacgacacccctgaatcgggtggacatgatggcttctggcgcacttataagaaattgctcatgagattcacatggccgggcatgaaaaacgacatcagccattacatccgcacatgccacctctgccaggtgaacaaagttaaattcaagcaatcgacagacgttatgacaaaccctgaatattcaagcatcccgttcgaagtaattcatttggacttcgcggagctcaaaaagaagggggaaggagtcaagcgaacgcaagctttcttgctctccgtagatgagtgcacacggacgattgcggctaaagctggcaaagaagacgcaaacagcgtaatagacctcctcaaagctgagtgttttaaacacacaaagacgctcgtctgcgacaacgggccggcttttcggagtgccaaattatcaaagtgggcccaggagcacggcatcatgataaagtattcttctccataccacccggcagcaaacggcctagcggaacgtgccatacgagacatcaaacagtatctgaagatgtatccagactttgccggtggctggaagtgctgtctcgaggccgctgtgaagcatcacaacagatcatacaccacgagtttaggctgcagccctcattttgtaacttcaggtacagcgcccatacttcctgcagatcgtgagctaggtctcctagagaacctcgaacttgcggaagtaagaaaaactgtcaaagaacaggagatctacaagcgccgcatgaagcgaaactttgataaaaggcacagtagcgagataccggacatacagcctggagactatgtccttgtaaggaaaggagctgtgccctcaaattcaaaatattgcggaccatttcaagttattaggactgcatgccagcatggaatattgaagaatgtctggtacgccggagcctcgggccaaacggagtgcgccgctattggaaacgtattcaagtattaccccaggaggtgtaattaaaagaaatccggaagagtgaagcggtctgcgctggacgcatgaaagaagacgaaggaaggtgctaggggagaagtgagaaggaagaagttggaataaaatggcggacgacacccgtctcacttagattatgtcatttctgttgccgttctagttaggaacgctacatatatatatatatatatatatatatatatatatatatatatatatatatatatatatatatatatatgcacaaggGGGAGCGGAAGGTCCGAAAACTGGGTCGGGCCCGGGCTCCGACCTCCCCCCGCCCCCTGGACAACTGACAGCTTTCCTTGTATAGTAGTCACACGGGCATTAGTCAGAACTTCGGGAGCGTAGGAACCATTCTTCCGAGTAATTAGCTAAATGTGAACAGCGCACGTCACCGTGAAAAGAGACTTGACGAAAGCTTTGGTTGCAAAGCACAACGCCACCCAACGCAGTCTAGACGAATATGAAAGGCTGAAAGAACAACCGCTGTAGGTTCGTTGATTGGTTGGAGCGCAGTGATGTTCCCGTTGCCCAATTCGCTGGACGATGAAGGTGACTGATACATTTTACAGTTCTGAATAGCCACACCGCGACAATCGCCGATCCGCACAGCATAAAGGCGATTCGCAACTACATCACCGAGAAGATGGTGGACGTCGCCACTGTAGACAGATCACTCTGCATTTCGAACAAAATTTTTAGCCGAAATCTGCCTAAATGCCTCTtcatttttatattttcttgcagGCTCCACGCAGCTCTCAGATTGTCCTAACTGCAACAGGTGTTTCAATCAAGGTGCAGCACCTCACCCTTATGACCGTCCTTATGCTGATCGTGACGGCCGTGACAATCATCATTGTGTTTCTGTTCGCACGAGGCGCCAAATCACCACCATCGCCACCGTTCTGCAAGACTGAGGACTGCCTCGTCCACTCGTGGCGCCTCTCTAATGGACTAAACCGCGACCTCGATCCATGCCACAACTTTAGCGCCTACGTCTGCTCCACTTGGTCGCCTTCGAAAGGCTACCTAGCGTACTCGAACTCGGCCATGGCTGACGTAAGGAAATCGTGGTTTCCGCATTTCTACAGCGTACTCAGCGAAGGGATGAAAAGCATTAGTGTGGGCCACAAACCAATGGCCATGTACGAGTCCTGCATGGGCAACCGATCACAGTACGGCTCGAACTTGGACATCTTCTGGAAGTTCCTCAACGAATGCAGACTGTCCTGGCCAGAGAAACCCACGCCAAGTGACACCAGCGCCCTCGACGTACTGATGACGCTAGAATTCAAGTGGCAGGTCCCGTTAGTCTTCCAAGTGCGCGCTATGCGCTTGTCCTCACCGAATTGGCGTTTCATATTAGAGCCCAGTTCCCTCATACCAATTTTGTATAAGCAGCATCTCACAGTCAAAAGCACCGGCGGATACGCGAAATACTGGGCAACGTTTTTCTACATCCTTAACCGAAACTACACTAAGTATGGGGTCGATACGAAGTTTATCAACAGGGCCATGGTTATGGAAGGTGATGTCTTCAGAAAACTGCTGAACGCAAGGCGTCTTCAGGTAATCGAACCAGCTCTGGTGCGAATCACTCGAATAGGACTTCACACTCCGCCGCTGGCCTCGAAGCTGTGGCTACGTGCCTTCAGGCAGACCGAGCTTGAGCCTGAAGTGAAGCCCAACGACCAGGTTTTCATAGGCGACGTAGAGTTCTTCCGGACTATGGCGACCGTGATGTCATCGAACAGAAGAACCGAGCTGCTGTCCCTGATCGCCTGGTCTTGCGTGCATCTATTTGCTCCGGCAGCGGATATCCAGCTGCTTGAGAATCGGTACGACCAGGGCATCACCACATATCGGCCGTACTTCTGCGAGCGATTCGTCGAGGCCGCCTATCGGCTCCTGGTGATTGCGCTCAGCTCCGTGTCGCGCTTCACGCCAGCACAGCGCGCCGCCGTCAAAGCAGGCTTCGATAGCTTGGTGTCGGCGGCTGCGGACGCGGCCAACGCAACGCAATGGCTGGACATTGAAAGCCGGAAGCTCGCGGTCGAGAAGCTGCGTTCGACGCGACTAAAGCTGTGGCCCCCCGAGCGTTTCCTGGAAAACGACCTGCTCGAGCGTATGTACAGTGATTTTCCCAGCACTGAACTTTCGTTTGCCGAGTACTGGGTGAAGACGAGCCGCTGCGCTGCTAAGATGCATGACCCGCACGCTGACATCGACGTCTTCAGCTTCGCGGTCAACTACGCACTGCCGTACGTGCTCTATGATGCTTCAAGCGGCGACGTCAATGTGGCCGTGGGCGCCATTGCTCCGCCCTTGTACTATCCTGGCGGTACCGACGCCATGTTCTACGGGGGTCTGGGCTTTTCCATGGCACTCAATCTGGTCGCGTCCGTAGACAGACATGGACTGCTGTAGACCCCGAACGGCACATTCGGCCACTTCTTTTTGTCCAGGTaagcttcacttcagttcagttttattccttaaaggcccccatttcaggtgGTGttgcataaggggtgggattacatttgtagtgaggaaaacaaacagagATGGTggtttaacattgaaggtgatctgttacgcgttctttaaaagcaggtgttgaagcgatggcgacgatgtcatggggtaggccgttccagtccgtggctgctcgaagaaataacgaagctgaaaacgtagtagtacgtgatagtgggcgggcaacttgaaggggatgactggtgcgatgagatatgcgtgatgcggcggcgatatacggtgcttgattgagaggaggATCCCGTTATTGATGCGGAAGTAGGTATTCTGGTATTCCTTTTCTTTATTGGCGTTTGGCCTGAAGCACACATTACATATTTAGGGATTGATGGGTTGAGTCATTAATTTGGTTAAAAACGCCATGGCAGCACTAGGACTATAAGAGACGCCGTTCAGGAGCGCTTCGGATCGATCTTGagctcctggggttctttattggACGCGTAAATATACAGGGCTTTATTTTAAAAGCAATCCATTTTGTTTTAAATTTCAGATAGGCAAACAGCAGAATTGTAACCCATAATCTGAAATACTCAATGAGGCGTTAATTACTTCTAAGAGAAATCAATACATCTGATTGTACAAATAACATAGCTACGATAACTACCTTTTATTTATAATAATCACAACATATTGTAGCCGGCGATATCGCAAGGCATGTGCACTTTAACGAATTCTCAGTACTAAGCTAGTTTCTACACATTAATTTTCAAGGTTTCCAACtagatgcattggcgttccagttacttgtgtgcttcaaaaACAGCAATGCCTTAAAAAGGTAGGGAGCAGCAACAGGGAAttcttaccgcaagtttgacggtgcaTATGTCGGAACCTGTGCCACCCTCTGAATTCCTTTTATGTCAGCATGCCTTGCATATACAtcgtgtcccacataacttgagctaAGAATTTAAAACTGAAAGgcacgtcggaagcgaattgaaacgaacgcatactattcgaaatagcctatagtaactcaggcaattttaacgcgatagcgttaaggagctcgtgtcgcagaaaagctggggtcgtcggtgtcggtgtcggcgtccgcagcgttgaccgtgagcgataaatcatggcaggcacttcataaataaaaacaacttccaagatgtgctgggtgggaatcgaaccagggtctccggagtgtgagacggagacactaccactcagccacgagttcgatgcttccaagcggtacaaacgcgcctctagtgaatgcggtgttgcctccgaaacgagccgtggaaagttatactgcggtgtatatcggtaattatgaacatgtaacttgcagaagtcgcaattacacgagtagcgaagtgcgtttccgctgcatttcttctgcgctttccgcacacgcagagccatcttgcggcaaacaaagAAGACCccctccccgcaggggcgtctgcgtcagcaggcgtttggtgtgttgcgacaccacgtacccgagcactcgagggttggaccctcccgcgtgtagccgtgcgcggcttagccgtgttcggggaaagggggatcctgggggttgagccgatgctgggtgtttggacctttaaggccccccggtggaggcaacacacctcttcggcctctgcttcacgtagacggcacccccggactgacccatccgggggaaatcggtagttgccttttcatgtctctctctccctctagtcttcgtctttctctcacttttcatctttcctgtcttctcctagcttccgtttacttccaatttttccaggcagcaagggttaaccttgtgtgaatagccagcctaggttatatcatatttggttatagtggtaatgtacagctggcgtctgcaggccgtgtttcacaggtcctgcaacgtccccttgcaggactccacggtgggtggctggcgttactgccgaaattacaatctcttatggcttcttctttccccccattacctgatcgctccctcaagagggggcgcaccgatgatgtcttcgaattttttgcccgtcaaaaagaaacttttcctcgttttcatctagtgcactccgaaacaccagacaaacccgtgcgaataatctcaccattcctcgtgtccaagtctcttacccaagtttttggtacaggttataaagcatgcaggatggcaagcggcgatctcctcttcgaactccgcaaccagaaacaatatgaaaagctaccaaatctagtttcatttggtgacgccaaagtaacagtaactcctcatcgtaccatgaataccacccgtggcgtagtctccgatgatgatctcttggagctgactgaggctgagctcttggagggcttcagtgagcagaacgtcataaatattaagcgaattaagatgaggcgtgataataaggaaatacagacgaaacatctgatacttacttttggcacaagtgttctgcccgagtccatcgaggccgggtatatcaagctccgtgttcgcccatatgttcctaatcccctgcgttgtttcaaatgccagcgtttcggtcacagttcacagagatgccgaggccgccaaacctgcgcgaaatgcagtgctcatgagcacacctctgaatcttgcgaaaactctctccattgtgtaaactgtgaaggcgagcatgctgcgtactcgcggtcgtgcccatcttggaaaaaagaaaaacaaattgttACAATCgaagtcaaggaaaacataagtttcaaagaggcacgcgggcgggtatctttcctgccaaagcacacctttgccgatgtggcgcgtcagggggcagcgccacaacggcctccggcggctgtccgacccacaagcagtgagtcggcagctacgccatctgcccccgcggcggttgcagctaacGCTGCTCCGTCAACCAAGAATGAGGGATCACCGACCGCGAAGGTTGGCGCGGCCGaggctgccccggcctccccggccccttcctgcgctggcaacagccggcgcagccaaatccctcagggagccccatcgacctccgggctggtgggcgcaggggtcttgccctccaaggcgggactctctctcgtaacctctcgctcgcaagagcacgtgtccggagcctcactagaggcaatggacactacacctgtcctgaaggcgcaccaaacgcctaaggagcggcgaggcacccttgaacgctccagaaagggcaaaaccccgattacagcgcctcgaaagggctctgtaatttaatctctgtaaattccataatcactactcctgtttctgtacacacagctcCTATTTACTATcaacatggatacacagataattcaatggaacgtcagaggtctccttagaaaccttgatgatgtgcaagaactcatccacaaacacaatccaaaagtgctgtgtttacaggaaacacacttaaaatatatacacacaaactttctccgaaagtacgttacatttcgcaaagaccacgaggatgctgttgcatcatctggcggtgtagccattattgctgacagaagtgtagcgtgtcagcatttaaggctccaaacggcccttgaggccatGGCCGTTCGAggcatacttttaaataaactcattaccatctgctctttgtacataccactacattatcagcttcacagacgcgatttagaatcattaatagatgagctcccagaaccctatatgattctcggtgattttaatgcccacagtagtttgtggggcgattcacgctgtgatgcgcgaggtcgcgtcattgaacaggtgatTTACTCCTCCGcaacatgtctcttgaatacgaaggagcccacatattttaacctagccaacaagtcatactctgccatagatcttagcattttatcgccgacgcttttaccctattttaaatttaatgtgcttaacaacccgtatgggagtgaccacttcccaataatcctaactacgccgtatcaagatcaacttcccccgcaggtccctcggtggaagattgactcagccgattgggaacggtaccgaactcttactcacatgacgtggactgagatgtctggtatagccatagatgatgcagttgcgtattttacagcttttatactggatgccgcctgtaaatgtattacgcaaacgagcggcatgggttccaagcggcgtgttccgtggtggaacgatgcatgcaggcaagcacggaggagccagaacaaagcgtgggcgatactTCAAGATTCTCCAactgctgaaaacctggaaaacattaaacatgtcaaatcccaggcaaggagaatgCGCCGACaggcaagacgagagagttgggcaaactttatatcaagcatcaactcttatacagatgagagaaaagtctggaatagagtgaagaaagttaatgggcaacaaacgtattccttacctctagtaaatagccacggagaaagccttgaagatcaagccaactttcttggagcacattttgaatacatatcgagctcctcacactactccgcagccttcctaaagtacaaaacgctAATAGAACGACAAAAGTTAGAAACAAAATCtgctaaaagtgcggcgtacaatgaaccattctgcatagcagaactgcaggcagcacttaACTGTTGtcatacatccgccccaggttcagaccgcgtaatatatgagatggtaaaacaactaccatccgaaacacagaaaaccctcctttacctttacaacgttatatggttttccggcgagatccttcctgtttggaaggaggctattgtaattccaattctaaagcaaggaaaggatccgtCCTCTGCATCAAGCTATAGAcccatagcattaacaagttgcctctccaaagttttcgaaaaaatgattaactgtcgcctactacacttcctcgaatcaagcAATTTGCTCGACCCGTACCAGttcgggtttcgggagggtcgatctaccagtgaccatcttatacgcatcgaggcacgtatccgtgaagcttttgtccataagcagtttttcttatcggtaTTCTTAgttatggagaaagcctatgatacaacgtggcggtttgggatattgagagacctctcacagttaggtatacgtGGTAATATGTTCAATGTCATCGAAAGTTATCTGGCTAATCGCACATttcgtgttcgagtgggcaatgttttgtcacggaaatttgtacaggaaacaggagtgccgcagggcggtgtgctcagctgcacgctatttatagtaaaaatgaattctcttcgactacacataccacgtaacatcttctattcaacaaatgttgacgatgtgcagataggattccaatcaagttctcttgcaatctgtgagcgacaggtccagctaagccttaacagggtctccaaatgggctgacgagaacgggttcagactgaacccacaaaaaagcacgtgtgtcgttttctcgagaaaaagaggcgtgcacgctgatcctgaaattctgttgcatggtgagcgtctgcctgtaaacaaggaacataaatttttaggcataattttagacgcgaaattaacctttgtaccgcacataaagtatcttaaaatcaaatgtatgaaaacaatgaatatcttaaaggtgctctcacgcacaacctggggcagtgatagaaaatgtctcatgaacttgtataaaagcctcatacgcacaagACTAGACTCTGGAGACATAGTCTaacagtcggctactccaactgctctaaagatgctagaccctgtccaccacttaggaattcgcctgtccacaggtgcctttagaacaagcccagtgcaaagtctgtacgttgaatcggatgaatggtcacttgaactgcagagaacatactcctctttcatgtattttcttagagtaaacggaaacagtcagcaccccgtgtattacaccataaacgatctatccagttgtcaactttttcgcaaccggcccacagtggcaaagcctttctcactgcgtgtcagagacctagctgaagaaacaagagttcccctgcttgaataccaccttatgtcccctgctatacggcccccaccgtggctgtggcaaccaatagagtgtgatacatccttcataactgttacaaagcgcgctcctctcgcgcatatacgaatgtacttcttggaattacaacacaaatattcatgtcctgaattctttacagacgcatcaaagtgtaattctggcgtatcttacgcagcagtcggtccatccttttcggataccggtgttctgcacacgagcacaagtatctttagagcagaggcctacgccatattggctgccgttaaacacattaaagaaagtaatatcccaaaggcaattATACACGCAGATTCATTGAGCgttgtaaacgctttgaaaactgtaaaaaaatataaaaaccctatcattgtatctcttttattcagcattac
It includes:
- the LOC139046755 gene encoding kell blood group glycoprotein-like isoform X1 translates to MVPNNDAPNEKRSKKRRRSRKHSVSSSGNASSRSSSASSKSEATRRRPSYTGLEKDTKGSAIAALESNLPVATTTALQLDEVIPPRDKSPFKRRLSFAADFQRKSSDPSEPQQQLASADFGPVEPHVATPTAPTTEKPGESIQLPEQKGQQAPQPECETTLPAQSPECAFSGANTIQTLSATSIKERAEGSPKLSEGQPEPQDGRKVSQSSRKASLSHQHASLSSVLQELNTINEEHLEGQRIKSEARRTSYYYLDHAPRSSQIVLTATGVSIKVQHLTLMTVLMLIVTAVTIIIVFLFARGAKSPPSPPFCKTEDCLVHSWRLSNGLNRDLDPCHNFSAYVCSTWSPSKGYLAYSNSAMADVRKSWFPHFYSVLSEGMKSISVGHKPMAMYESCMGNRSQYGSNLDIFWKFLNECRLSWPEKPTPSDTSALDVLMTLEFKWQVPLVFQVRAMRLSSPNWRFILEPSSLIPILYKQHLTVKSTGGYAKYWATFFYILNRNYTKYGVDTKFINRAMVMEGDVFRKLLNARRLQVIEPALVRITRIGLHTPPLASKLWLRAFRQTELEPEVKPNDQVFIGDVEFFRTMATVMSSNRRTELLSLIAWSCVHLFAPAADIQLLENRYDQGITTYRPYFCERFVEAAYRLLVIALSSVSRFTPAQRAAVKAGFDSLVSAAADAANATQWLDIESRKLAVEKLRSTRLKLWPPERFLENDLLERMYSDFPSTELSFAEYWVKTSRCAAKMHDPHADIDVFSFAVNYALPYVLYDASSGDVNVAVGAIAPPLYYPGGTDAMFYGGLGFSMALNLVASVDRHGLL
- the LOC139046755 gene encoding membrane metallo-endopeptidase-like 1 isoform X2, whose amino-acid sequence is MRVTFFVDQASSESVVFTRYQVHGEPATDLPLEVSSTALINVVLQQAAISRQALVQTGSVTVNLQLQTLSELVLEPIRRGTLKEETPAGKAPRSSQIVLTATGVSIKVQHLTLMTVLMLIVTAVTIIIVFLFARGAKSPPSPPFCKTEDCLVHSWRLSNGLNRDLDPCHNFSAYVCSTWSPSKGYLAYSNSAMADVRKSWFPHFYSVLSEGMKSISVGHKPMAMYESCMGNRSQYGSNLDIFWKFLNECRLSWPEKPTPSDTSALDVLMTLEFKWQVPLVFQVRAMRLSSPNWRFILEPSSLIPILYKQHLTVKSTGGYAKYWATFFYILNRNYTKYGVDTKFINRAMVMEGDVFRKLLNARRLQVIEPALVRITRIGLHTPPLASKLWLRAFRQTELEPEVKPNDQVFIGDVEFFRTMATVMSSNRRTELLSLIAWSCVHLFAPAADIQLLENRYDQGITTYRPYFCERFVEAAYRLLVIALSSVSRFTPAQRAAVKAGFDSLVSAAADAANATQWLDIESRKLAVEKLRSTRLKLWPPERFLENDLLERMYSDFPSTELSFAEYWVKTSRCAAKMHDPHADIDVFSFAVNYALPYVLYDASSGDVNVAVGAIAPPLYYPGGTDAMFYGGLGFSMALNLVASVDRHGLL